The Amphiprion ocellaris isolate individual 3 ecotype Okinawa chromosome 24, ASM2253959v1, whole genome shotgun sequence DNA window aaaacaaaaacacataggTAGGATGTATTTACTCTTGTGTTgatttctgtgtcttgtttgaGGAAGTACCCTATTTCAATGTGGCATGTTTTCCTGCATCCCCCTGaaacttaaacattttttggcacttaaatgttttcattggACAGGTAAAAgcttgttttttggggggtttttggACAAGACTAAATAGCAAGGGAAACAAATGTGTCAGTTACACATCATTCGGTCGGTTTCTAGTGCCATTTTGAGGGCAGCTCACCAAACCAGACACACCTTAGTTTTGCAAGTAGAGCTTTAATGCCTTCACGTTTATACTTACATGATTGTACACGCTTTGGAGCTGTGGTTCTCCCTCTTGGAAGAGGAGACGGAGCCAAACGTGCACTCAGAATTTCTAAGTAGGACCTCCTCATTCGAGCTGTaaacaaaatatgaatattaaaacTTCCTCACCCTCTCTATAATATCACTTGCAACCCCGTGTGTGAACAACAAACAGTTTAAACGGCGTTTTCATGCAAAAGTACGTCACTTCGTAAAAACGGCGCAGCTGCAAACACTGATGCTAATTGCCTGGTAGTACCGAGGGCGCGCGCGGCGACAACATTAGCACGATAGCAAAGTGGCGCAACAAAAGAGCGCAAGTTGCACAAACTCAACGCAACAACTCACACACGAGTCTTACCTGCAATTTTGGGCTGCGGTGCAGGGATTTCCACCAAAGCACGTCGCGGCTGGCACACAGCTGCCATTGTGAGGGGACCAACGGGTACAGATACGAAGCTAACTACCTGCTAATAGCCTAGCTGAACTTTAAACCCCACCGGGGCTCCGCGAACAATAACTTTTCCACGGCTGTAGTTGGCTTCTATGGGACTCGTCGGTCTTCTCCTGAGGCGTCAGTGCAGCTTTCGTCCTCGTTAATATTCCCCCGACTTAAATTTAACCCTgcatggcaaaaaaataaataaactttagtGAACCGAAGAGAGACAAACTCCTGTAACTTTTGTTTGCGGCGCTGCTAGTACAATGCTGATGATGAGGCGCGCGACACGAGTTGCCGCGCAGGTGTGGTTTGCGGCATGCGTCGATCTGATTGGTCGAGCGTCCCAGCATGCGCGGAACATGCGCCCAATATGTAAGTGATGCGTTCACTGTCCCCCATATCTGACGCGATGCTGCGTGGAGAGGGGGGAATATCACGAGAGTTCGattctttttgttgctttcttagTGCATGAGAATCCTAATGCAGTTTTGAAACTCTGATAAAATAAATCTTGTCATCTCGTGTGTTCTTCTTGTTTTACAGGCTTTTCTTGGTCATTGATCTAACTTCTAAAACTCAGATAAGTGTGTCAACCCCCAACCCTTCCCCTCATGGATTCATACTCTGTTTATCTCGTCCAGTATTTTCCGCTTTTAATGTTTGTAGGGTTCATAATGTATACAAACTGCATTTATCTCATAGCATTAAGAGTGTTTGTACTGTTTATATTGTTTGAACTGTTAATAGGGTTTATATTATCCATACTATTTACGTTTATATACATTtagatgatctttttttttatattcccACATATCCATATATTATTCTGTATATACCACATTGtatataatgcactttactgctgcttttgcatTTCTGGTTCAATGCTAAGCCAAATGTATTGCTCTTAGTAACACTTCTGCcctgtacaatgacaataaagataaaTCTAATCTAATTTAATCAAAGTTCTACGTTTTCCTAATATGAAAATTATCCATACCTTCCATAAAGGAAAAGGGCTTAAGCGTCATCAAATGATTAAATTCTTAGAAATTTTAGATGGTCTTCTTTGATATGCCTGAATTTTATAGAGCATAAAAtacttatatatttttttaattataaagtAGGCGAAAATGTGACATAACTGTACatagttcagaaaatatcactactTCACCTGCATGAAAAATTCATTTTCTTAATATGTGCTTcaagatgggacttttcatgatggcttcagttttttttttcatgtttcaccTCATCCATAATCGGATAATTTTTGATCTTCGTGTACAGTATTGCAGATCTGGAATCAATGACATAATGAGAAACAACAGTTTTATCTTTACTAGTTCTTTAGATATAAGCaagaatgttaaaaatgatcagTAACATTTAAAGTCATTCTCCAGTcactgatttaacccctaaGAACTCATCTTTatgcatcaaagttacatatttagacgCTTTTTTCGGGGTTAACAAAATCCGTCACTGccttaaaaaaaagctttagaTCCACTCAGGACTGTCACTTAccctagaatgtgcagatctatgaattCCTGCCTCTCTCCTTTCACCCCTCCACCTTGATTTTCTGGGCGTCTTCCATACTTGCAAACTTGCTTGGATCAGGTCAAACTGGATCAGAAAGATACTGAAATCACATAATCCTGGATTCTCAGATGCAATTCgatcatttttatgttgtttccttttaaaaaaaaaaaaatactcagacCGATTcattgattatcaaaatatcagtcttaaagtattttttaatttaatggttGACAGCTAATTGAATAATCAGTAATTTTTTCCATCTCGTTGTAGCTTCGATTGTGACAATGCAACTCACTGCAGGCAGCAACACCCCCATATAAATCTCTAATATAACAACTGCAAACTGTCAGACAGTACTTTTTATGAAATATATAATACATTTTCTGGCTGATTGTCTGTCACAGTAAAGCAATCAAACCAAAAGACACATTGaataagacattaaaaaaaaatctgtaaaatgtcttttaataggttggtgtatttttgaaaaagaaaaaacaggaattTAATTTCTTCTTGAGACGTAACTGCGTCTTGATACATAGTGTGGAATAATAAATCATTCAAGCACAAAAACTTATTCCAAAACGGAtgataataaaacacacaaacttaaAAAGTGGTTTGATATAATGAACACAGTGAGTTCTTCAAGTTTTCTGAATTGTTCATATAATAGTATTgtagttttatatatttaccATTTAGGGAAATAAATAATCATCCACTGCCTATTATTCATCTCTGAAAATAGTCATGGTGGTAAAATATGAAGCAGTGGTAAATGCAGTGCAATTTTAGTGTTCCTGTATTTTAACCGTTGCTCATAAATGTTCCTCTtgtcttgcaaaaaaaaagagaaagagagagaagaaaaaactgcATTGAAATGCAACAGGGTCGGAATCAGTTCACTTTTACACAGTCTTTCAGAAATTTAACCTAATGTTTCACGTGAGAATATGATACAACAGTTTCCCAACTGGACTGACATTGCTACAGGTAAATTATTATAGTTATAAttataaatatctgtagtaAAACTGCACTTCATGAACTGATTGAACTGAAAGTGAATTCACTCCAGCCCTGCACAAGATTAAAGCAAATTATGCTGAATACTCAATGGCCTCTTAAAACTGCTACGGCAAATAATATAATTATATTGTATTTATGTACATAATATACAGTTTTAAATAAGTTACATAATGCACAGGTAAAAGGGTATAGTATCTATTAGGTACATATCATATTACAAAGGTCTGTGACAGTATGGCTTTGTAAATATACATTACAATATTGTCATCAGAAAAAGCAAGTGCATTCAGAGGACTGTGTTTTGGCATCTTGCTCATCTTTTCAGTGTGTTGTTAACTTTAATGTCAAGTCTAATTGCTACAAGTCttaacactttttaaattttgatatGGAGACCttatatgaaaaatatatgACTCTTCCAGCAGATTCAAGAACAACAAGATGCTTAAAGACAGACATCTAACTGCATAGGCCACACTACAAAGCATAAGGAGTAGCCTCTACTTGCTAAGCAGCGTTTTAAGGGAGCGGGTGAGTGCGTTAGCAATGGCCGACATGGTGCTGGAGTGGCGGACCAGGGCTTTCACGCTGTGCTCCCCTGGCGCTCCCACGGTGGCAGCCTCAGCTGCTTTGAGCAAACAGATATAGTTCATAACAACCTCATCAACCTTTGCCACGACCTCTCTTTGTTGGTGTGAAGATGAGGCTCCAAGCCCCCGAACTAGACACATACAAGCTTCACAGAGACAGCATAGCACCTGAAAACTACAAGTTACAGCTAGCAGCATTTCCTCAGGACTACTGTGGGCCTGTGCCATCCTCCGACATGCCCTGCCTAATTCTTTTGACTCGACAGAGAGGAGTGTCTTGTACTGGGATACGTCCTGGATAGGCATCTGGAATCCGCGATCGCAACGGCCTATGCTGGACCTCACCAGAGCAATGAGCTCGCTGGCATCACGGCGCACATCATTGAAGCCGGATGGGAAGCCATACATGCGGTCCTTGAGTGAGTTGATTCTCGCCAGGCGGTCGCTAAAGCTCATGTTATTGAGGACTTCCCCGTACAGCTGCTCCCCAGCAGCATCCACTACCGAGCCGCAGGGTAATATCGATGATGCACCGGCACCGTCATTGAAATTATTCCCACCACGGCTTCTTCTGGGCCTCTCCCACTCAATGTCATCCTCCTCACCTTCGGGCTTACGTTTAAAGAAACAGTAGCTAAAGGGCCCATTGCATCTCCAAGGACTGGTGTCCAATTTTTGAGAGCCCTTcatgtgttttgcatctttctgtaaTGGAAACGCCACAGATGCCCTTCTACTGTCGACCCTATTGCCTGTAGACCAGCATGTAGTGTGGGAGCCAGATACAGATCCTTGGGAGTAACTCTTGGAGAGCCGCTTCCTTGTCGGTCTTCGTTGGACTTTTGTGTCACCTTGCTGGGATACAGGTGGTGACAAGGGCTGCTGGCTCCGGCTTCGGGTGGGCTTATCAAACAGAACTTCCACGCTACCAGAATTGGCAGTCACATTGCTCGTGCTGCGTTTGAGCTCCCGGCCACGTTGCAGGCTATTGCTAAAGTGATCTGTCTGTGGCAGGGTTGGGGTAACAGCCTGAATGTGATTCTGACTCTGCCGGGACTGAATGGGATGGATGGAATCTTGCGAGTATCCTGAGTTGCTGCAGCTAGCATTGAGCTGAGACatgggaggaggtggtggaggaggtggagattgTGGGTTGGGTGTGGGAGATGTGAGACAAGCTCTACTGCCAGTAGATGCCTGCCTGATAAAAGCAGAAGGGTGATCTCCCCTCCCAAGCGAAAGGGCATTGAGATCTGCCCGCTGACCACTTACCCTGGGAGCAccagagaaacaaagagaatCATTAGGACGAGAATGAGGAGACTGACGAACTGCATGCTTTGACCTCGGGTCTGATTTGAGCCAGTCCTCTGTGCTGCCACTTGGTTGGCTTCTTGACCGAGGTGGGTGTCTGTTCACGGCACCTCCACCATCACGGTTACCACCTGCGCTGACACCCCCATCACGGCTAACACACCCCTCTCTCTTATAGAGTGACAGAAATTGCTCAGGATCCATACCACTCCTCTCTAATTCACTCTCTAAGCCAGAAAAGGAGCTCCTCCTCTCAGAAGTAGCTGGCCTAAAATCTAAGGTGTCATTCGGCCTCTGAGCATGCATATCTGGACTTCTCTTGAGTTTGGCAGGAAGTGTGGCAGAATGATATGAACGTGAATTTTTATTAGCCATCTGCATGGCGGCTGCATTAGGGTTCACCAAATTTGGGCTTAGAAATGGGGATGATATAGAAGAAGGCATACATGGACAGCGAGCAATAGTATTCCCCCGATTCTTAACCATTTCAACAAGCTGAGGATTGCTAGTGATAAAGCGCCTGGTGTCCTTTTTCACTGCTCCTCCCATGCCTGCACTGTGCAGCTTCCCTCCCTGATGCATCTGGCTGACCGTTAGATAGTTAATCAGTTGTCTATAGGCCTCGCTGCCTTCCTTCTGGTTCAAACCCTTCAAACAGGCCTGTTGTTTAGCAAGCAGATCACTGTGGGACCTCTTATTTCCTGTTGTCTCTTTATGTTTAGATGGCGTGGCCGAGGAGGGTCGGCTTTGTTCAGCAGGGGGGTGAATATTGGGCAGCATTTTGCGAAGTAGGGCAGGGTCCGCATGAGGGTGGAGGTCTTTTCCCTGAGTGCTCTGGCCAGGGATGCCGTGAGGGACTCCAGGTTTGTTATCTTCATAGTTTAGCACCCTGAGtaacgaggaggaggaactaGAAAGCGGGTGCCTTTGCAAATGATGGTGTTTTGCTTCAACCGCACCAGGGCCAAGTGGTGAGTCCGTGGGGGTGGCACAGGCACTACTGTTCGTGCTGCCACCAGCATCCAGTGATGAGCACAGAGAACCCTGAAGTGAACTGTGGGCTTCTCCTTGTAAACTTGAAATCCTTTTCGCTAGATGATACTCACACAACCGTGCAACACTTTGTTGTCTCGAAATTGGCTGATGGTCATTCTGTATGTCTGATCCCTGGTCGGAACCCTCTGATTTGGATTTTTTGGTAGGGGACAACAATGATGCTACAACGAGATGTTCATCTtgctcagcagctgcagctccattATTTGTACTGCAATCCCCTAAGTTGGCAACGTCTAAGAGGCGATCAGAGATAGCGGAAGAAGGGCGGGGACTTCTGTGAGGGAGGTTGTTCACTCCAAGGCCCTCAGCCACAGAATTTTCTGCCAAAAAAGAATTCTGTCTTCTCTGACTTTCCCCTTGTTCACAGAATGAAGTGCGCTGGtccaagtcaaaatgtctgcggCTATCGCCTCTTTCAAATCGATGCCCTTCCCTTGTGCTGAAGGTGTTATACTTTCCACTGGAGTCTGCAgattttttatggtgcttgcCTCCTGGCGTGGTAGAACTTGGACGCTGAAGAGTGGCTGAGAGATTAGTCTGGGACCTCATGTCCAAACTTCCTGATGATGTCGTCTCCAGTTGGGGACTCCGCCTTGGAGGAACTGCAGGAGGCTGCAGGTGTCGCGTTGGACTTCGGGCTTTCTTCTGTATTGTTCCTGCTGTGCTGGGTGAAACGGGGAATTCAGTTTTCTCCTCGAGCAAAGGTTGGTAACCTTCCCTGGTAGCCACCAGAAGACGCATGTGGCTCTCGGTCAGCCTGTGAGTAGCAGCTAGTTCAGAGATTTCAGTCATCTCTGAGGAGTTGGTCTCATTGCCAGAATCTGAGGACGACTCTGGGCTAAAGCCACGAGATGAGTAAACACCTAGAACATAAGAGATGCAGGGTTAAATATAAATCAttcaactgaaaataaagtCCAGGgtacagaattattttttactAAATAAAAATGGCCATTATATGAGGGGTGGTCAAAAAGCTTAGATGCtgtttgtggtgtgtgtgtgtacaaaacCCATCACAATTATAGTTTTGTGACTTCTGTTCGGTACAATTTCACGATGAATTTCAAACTAGAGCAGAAAGTCTAAAGTCTGGAATGAAGCAACCTTCATAGTTCATTACTGGCAATGAGAGGTGGGACAGCGGTAACCACTATGAGAAGAAACAACAATTTTAAAAGTGGAAAATCCTGTCATTTCCAAAACTAGGCAAGGGACATTAGGTCAGAAGTGCACCAGGGAGCATTACAAGTACTGCAGGAGTGTTGAGAGGACTGTGTTGCTGCACAAGGAGACTACTTTGACACAGCAGCAAAATTTAAATGAGTAATGGCTACTGATTTTTCTAGCGGCAGTCCTTAAATGTTTTGATCAACCCTCATACAAATGGTTTCGGTTCTGAAGTTTTAGATGTGTTTTGGGAGTTTACTAACATAAAGAAAGCCAGAGGTGGGagtataaaaaagaaaatgtgttcaaGACAAAATAACTTTGTTAAAACCAACACAAATAAGGTCATTCACATTTTATGGTCTGAATGATATCAAAAGAGGATTAAACAATGTAGACCAAAGCTCACTGCTTATTTAGTAAGGGTTCTactgattaaaaatgattgaaaatcaatgcAAGACAAAGACGTAAAAAAAAGAGGGAACAAACATGATTGCGCTTGCATTACATTCCAACAGACCTGGGTTGTTGCTGCCGGGTGGAGGAGGGGGCGGCCTGTgttcagagacagagagagcctCCAGTGCCTGCAGAGTATTTATGGTCGCACTGTCTCGCCTTCTCTCCCCTCCCCTgctcccctccccctccccatGTGTGGGAACGGCATCAATTAACGACACCGGGATATCATCGTTGTCGCGTGTGCTTAGAGGCCTTCCCTCAGGCGCCGTGTCCTCATCTGAACTGTCCCGAAAGCCCGGCGGTGGAGCCGCGATCGCGAGGTTGAGGGTCTGTAGCAGTGTGTCGTCTTCATCCTCGTCGACGCCGTCGTCTCCCTCGGGAGGAGGCAGCGAGGTCAGGTCGATGATGTCGTCAGTCGAACCAGAAAGTGAGAGGAAGGTGGCTTTGCCGGCTGCCGTGGGTAATCCTCCCTCTTGGTTTGCACCTTGTCTCTCGTCACCCACAGGCGTCCCCCCGGTGGAGTCTTCTTCACAGGAAGCATCGTCGTCATCCTCTGCATCATCCGTCGTGTCGCGGTAAAACAAATCCCTCAGCAGTGGCTCCTCACCACCTTCCTCACTTATAATGTTACTATAGACATGTGTTAGACCACTGAAGTGAAATGGAACTCTGTCCTGTTGCCGAAAGTCTGTGTTGTTGTGCAAGTAGGGTGGTCTGTGCTCGGGCACCTCAGGGCTCTCCAGCAGTCTCTCGTAGCCTAAGTTCTTCGGCTTGTTCAAAGGTGGGTTCCCCccaaaaataaatgacacttTGGAGCTCCGAGGTGAGTCTTGAGGTTTGTGCCTAGTAGcagggggaagaggaggaggcagtGGACTTCTTCTTGACCCAAGGTCTCTGTCAGGGTTTTGGGGTTCATGGAAATAAGGAGAAATGCTGTTCTCCCTCTGCCCATTATCTGTATACTCAGAGTCTCTGTTGTAGACCTCCCCCTGGCTAGGTGACGGCTCCTCGTTGTCCCCCAAAGATGTGCTGTACGGCCACTCCAGGACACGATCCTGACCTGCAAGGCAGCAGCGAGATTTCTATTACTTTATGTGTTTTATagtttattttgattaaattttaaaacattcttttcaCCAGAATTCTGAGTACTCTACTTCAACATGTTTCATGCTGCACTGTAAAGCATCAATTTTTAAGTCGTTTTCTTCCAAAATGTGTCAGAGTGAAAGTGATCATCAACTTCTCAacttgttttagttttatatgAAGTTTTCTGCCACGACAAAGATCTTGCTCTGTAAGGCATTCACAAGTCAAACtgtttcaaatgcactttttgaaAATTGAACAgcataaattgtccaaaactagAGGGATCAGTGTTTCCTGATATTTATAAATAGAGTATCTTGATTACATTATGAACACAACATATAATAGTAACTCACTATTGTCATCCCCTCCTGGGCTGTTACAGCGGGCCATGCTAAAAATAGATCTCCTTGAATCCACTAGGAGGCGATAGTAGCCTGCTGTTAGACAAGCAAGGTTCATTGCATCACTTGACTCCATAATCAGTGTGATgggctgttaaaaaaaaagagagagaaggagggaagcAAGGGCAGatggaaggaggaagaaaaaagagaggaaaaacaacagatgttAAAATTATGCAGGgcaaaatgatgtttttttctggtacTTGTGTTCTCAAACAGAACAGCGCTCACCCTGACATCCAGAACATGCAGCTCCAGTCGGACGTTGGTCTCATCCTCAGTGAGGATTTCGATGCGGTTGACGTGGCTGAAGTCGGCCAATAGGGCCACAAGGTTGGTGCGGGTGTTGATGACGTGGCTGATGCCGTAACGTGGACCCACTAACAGCGTcacctctgtctgtttctcacCTTGCTGCAGAAAGTAGTGCACATGTATGAGACAGTTCAAAGGAATTTCTTTCCAAAAAGTTGTCTGACAAAACTCAAGTTCATTCTCAAACTTTTCACATCCTTTCTGGAACTAATGTCCTTACCAAAAGTATTGATTTGAACTCCCTCCCTCCATAGAGTCTGAGTTCGCTGAGGTACCTCAGGTAATGCACCTTGGCCTGCAAAGCAGTCAGCTGGGTGGAGAGAAATGAAATCCATTAGTAAGCATCTAAAACCAAATCACTTGAACAAATGCATTTGTCTTCTAATGTCATCATGTAAAGCACTCTCGAGCCATTTTGATCTAGACCACTGATTTTCCATTATATCCCATCATATCATTTCAATCAGATCAGAATGTGAAGAGCCGCTCCACTGCAGCACTCTGTGGCCTGCTTCTACAGACCTATGCCTCTTTAGTCACTTACGGTCAATAGgattttcaaagtttaaactTCAAAGCATCACAATCAATTTCAAATTACTGATGCTATCACTTGAGTGAGATGTGTATTTATTCATGACTTGACATTTTATCCCTTCACTGTTAATTCTTTCTTACACCACCTAATCCACAGTGAAATCTATTGGTATTTAATGCTTCATCAATCTCACAAACAAAAGCCTAAAAGGATGTTTGACCTTGCCAGTTAAAACATGACATctacattaaaaaatgtctatttttgaaATTGTTGCTCAGCCTTAACCACTGCTTTTTCGCAGAATATAGCCTTTTGATGAAGGCTGAGTGATAACTTCAAGACTGTAATGAGAAAGGTGACTTGGAGCGTCGACAGGTTGAATTGAATGTCAGTTTATTGATGCTGCTTGGCTGTATTTCTCTCTAATGAATAGGCAGGATAGTAGCCACCACTGTGAATGCAAATGATTAGTCAGTGCATCATGCTGCTCaggccacaacaataaaaccgcTGGAAGGttaagtgaataacattgatgatCTCGTTACAATACAGTGTTCTGATGGGaaaaaccttgggtcctggagttcatgtggatgtttgtttGACACGTAGCACCCAAGTAAACCACACAACTCCCAACGATGCACAGCAGAAACTGCTCAGGGACAGCTCaaggaataaaacaaaaagccaaaagcattgacctggcctccaaactcccaaGATTCCAATCACAGAACACATCCCATCCACTGAGACCCTACTCTGCAAAGTACTACACCCAAAGGATCTGTTGACATTTTGCCAGTGCCCAACATCACAGGACACCTTCATAGGTTCTGCGTCCATGTCCGGACAAATCAGAACTATTTTGGCAGCATGAGGGAGACCTACAGGATATATTGGTGTATAGAGAACATCCTCAATGTTCTATTtacattgattctccaagtccGGAGAGATGGGACACTACTCTTCCAAACAACATTTcatcttttgctgttttgaaggTCAAGAGTGATATGGATCCATCTAAAATCTCCCAAAGGTGTCCATTTGTGTTGACTGCGAAGGCCAAAGCacatgattcacatcattttcatcaaatcaTTCAGTAACCCTTCGTTCCCTATGGATAGGTGCGGCGTCATCCTGGAAATACCATTTCCATTAGGATAGGAATGTATCATcataggataaaggtgatcTCTCAGAATTGCTTTGTATTGATTTGGCCAAATGATGACCCCAACAGCAGAACAGAGCCACTAGGTCCTTCCATGGCGGGATAAAAAGTTCAGTTTTTTCCTAAATGAAGTTTAGGTGTCACAAAACCTGGATGGAATTCCTTCATCGGCTGTGTCAAGCTGTAGCTTAAGGTGGGACATAGAACGACACCAAGTGCAAACATCCAGCTTCAGTGCATGCTTCATGGCTCAGAAACTACAACCATGCGAATCACTTTCCGAATAATATAGAAATATACTGTCGCTATAAAGCAACACATTAGAGTATGATGTGTATCAAATGCGAGCAATAAAACTGACAGAGGAGATAATTGAATTTGTAGCGACTATTACACAATCTTGTcacatttactcatttttagaaTAGATTTTAGACAGTAAAACGCAAAGCAGAGTGCTGAAGAGATGGCTTTGTGTTGTCATATTATGATATGAAACATGGGtattgtgaaggaaaagcatCAGCATGACTAATATTCAGTCAGGATTGATACACAATTGGTGCTCTCGTGAGTGTTTCTGACTATATGTGGGATCAGCTCAAAATACACAATGTGAGTCATGTTTATTGTGAAGAAACGTGTTTCCCAGTGCAATGCAGTCGCTCACCCATATGTTTGTAATTGTTtctggacaaaaatgacacagaaatgagCTGTCATTCATTACTGTTGTTGGATATTTATGGGATTTCTTGGCAATTAGAACAATGTAGAGTATTTCCAGCTTTATCCTTGAATTTTGTGCAGTTTGAGAACTAAAACAGCAACAGTCTCCCAAGTTAGGTTTAATAAAACAACCAGCCCCATCGCTCATTTTACTACTCCACAGTATATTAAAATCTACAACAGCAGCCCACAAGCAAGTGCTGTTGACTTAACATAAATTCAATCGGTCTAACTCTGATTCACAAACCAAATTTGCATGACAGCTCAGAGTAAATCACAGGCTACAGTTAAATCTCCAGCACAGGTTAATTCTGTTTTGGTCCGCCGCCGCTGATTTGTACTTGTCAAAGTTGATACGCGGAGAAtgaacaaagcagcagcagctgcttgtATCATTAAAACAGTTTCATACAAAGCTATAAAGTTCAGCCAAAAGTTGGATTAAGCAGCCCCCTGACTGggacatgtgtgtgtgaatatgaatATCTTATTATGCACAGAGTTTGACAGTGTTATTCGCATTAGCATTCAAGGCCCGGCTTGACAAAGGTCTTAGGTTGACAAGGGTGGGAACCTTTACAAGGTTGAATATGGCAGCGGTGCTATTTTAGGATATTGCATCACAAAACAGAtagactgtgtgtttgtctgtgcgtgtgtgtgtgtgtcagaagtTTATTAACAAGGGCAAAGGAAGACAAAGAGAGCTGGTTACTTTTTTCCCTGGAGGCACGAGGTTCTGGTTGGTTTTGAGGATGTGTGTCAGGGCCTTCTTGATGTTTTTCTCCTTCATGCTGG harbors:
- the LOC111571714 gene encoding FERM and PDZ domain-containing protein 4-like isoform X1, with the translated sequence MPYQDILERIHVIRHFFLLSHFHPCTMDLGHGFQEERLDTSPSTSSDSSWTSFDLSTDLTSVSSDQVSTPVTTAPSSCKPFEDLKKSVTVSSKVRKREVAWRETSFLGSDDHKNKTSGWPPPGPGSWSGLQGPPYSWDSMNNSREGRDCFTNQVSHSSSLEEVHLDGVPPAPRLVEMRRDPVLGFGFVAGSEKPVVVRSVTPGGPSEGKLLPGDEIIMINDEPVSSAPRERVIDLVRSCKESIMLTVVQPYPSPKSAFISAAKKAMLKSNPVKVRFAEEVIINGQVPNPVKDNSLLFMPNVLKVYLENGQTKSFRFDSSTSIKEVILTLQEKLSIKCIEHFSLMLEQRTEGSGSKLLLLHEQEMLTQVTQRPGSDKMKCFFRISFVPRDPVELLRRDAVAFEYLYVQSCNDVVLERFSPELKYDAALRLAALQMYILNMTTRQSQKVSLKYIQKEWGLPLFLPPAVLTSMKEKNIKKALTHILKTNQNLVPPGKKLTALQAKVHYLRYLSELRLYGGREFKSILLQGEKQTEVTLLVGPRYGISHVINTRTNLVALLADFSHVNRIEILTEDETNVRLELHVLDVRPITLIMESSDAMNLACLTAGYYRLLVDSRRSIFSMARCNSPGGDDNSQDRVLEWPYSTSLGDNEEPSPSQGEVYNRDSEYTDNGQRENSISPYFHEPQNPDRDLGSRRSPLPPPLPPATRHKPQDSPRSSKVSFIFGGNPPLNKPKNLGYERLLESPEVPEHRPPYLHNNTDFRQQDRVPFHFSGLTHVYSNIISEEGGEEPLLRDLFYRDTTDDAEDDDDASCEEDSTGGTPVGDERQGANQEGGLPTAAGKATFLSLSGSTDDIIDLTSLPPPEGDDGVDEDEDDTLLQTLNLAIAAPPPGFRDSSDEDTAPEGRPLSTRDNDDIPVSLIDAVPTHGEGEGSRGGERRRDSATINTLQALEALSVSEHRPPPPPPGSNNPGVYSSRGFSPESSSDSGNETNSSEMTEISELAATHRLTESHMRLLVATREGYQPLLEEKTEFPVSPSTAGTIQKKARSPTRHLQPPAVPPRRSPQLETTSSGSLDMRSQTNLSATLQRPSSTTPGGKHHKKSADSSGKYNTFSTREGHRFERGDSRRHFDLDQRTSFCEQGESQRRQNSFLAENSVAEGLGVNNLPHRSPRPSSAISDRLLDVANLGDCSTNNGAAAAEQDEHLVVASLLSPTKKSKSEGSDQGSDIQNDHQPISRQQSVARLCEYHLAKRISSLQGEAHSSLQGSLCSSLDAGGSTNSSACATPTDSPLGPGAVEAKHHHLQRHPLSSSSSSLLRVLNYEDNKPGVPHGIPGQSTQGKDLHPHADPALLRKMLPNIHPPAEQSRPSSATPSKHKETTGNKRSHSDLLAKQQACLKGLNQKEGSEAYRQLINYLTVSQMHQGGKLHSAGMGGAVKKDTRRFITSNPQLVEMVKNRGNTIARCPCMPSSISSPFLSPNLVNPNAAAMQMANKNSRSYHSATLPAKLKRSPDMHAQRPNDTLDFRPATSERRSSFSGLESELERSGMDPEQFLSLYKREGCVSRDGGVSAGGNRDGGGAVNRHPPRSRSQPSGSTEDWLKSDPRSKHAVRQSPHSRPNDSLCFSGAPRVSGQRADLNALSLGRGDHPSAFIRQASTGSRACLTSPTPNPQSPPPPPPPPMSQLNASCSNSGYSQDSIHPIQSRQSQNHIQAVTPTLPQTDHFSNSLQRGRELKRSTSNVTANSGSVEVLFDKPTRSRSQQPLSPPVSQQGDTKVQRRPTRKRLSKSYSQGSVSGSHTTCWSTGNRVDSRRASVAFPLQKDAKHMKGSQKLDTSPWRCNGPFSYCFFKRKPEGEEDDIEWERPRRSRGGNNFNDGAGASSILPCGSVVDAAGEQLYGEVLNNMSFSDRLARINSLKDRMYGFPSGFNDVRRDASELIALVRSSIGRCDRGFQMPIQDVSQYKTLLSVESKELGRACRRMAQAHSSPEEMLLAVTCSFQVLCCLCEACMCLVRGLGASSSHQQREVVAKVDEVVMNYICLLKAAEAATVGAPGEHSVKALVRHSSTMSAIANALTRSLKTLLSK